The nucleotide sequence CCTTCGAGATAAGATCCAGGAAGTGGATAACCTTAAGAGTCTTATTATAAGGCTCTCCAACTATTTCGCTTATTCTATTCAATATCTCAGGGGCTTTTTTCATTGTCTCATGGGCAACTTTAAGGCGATTGTAACAGGCAGAACAAGTGGACATTATGCTATCCAGACCTTGTTTCTCAGCCAGGGCTAGATTTCTGAAGGGTAATGCCAGAGCCAGTTCTTCACTGGTAACGTGGGCTGGCGAGGCACCACAACAATTCCAATCTCTTACTTCTTCCAGTTTCAATCCTAATCTCTCACAAACCTTCTTCGTGGAAATATCGTATTCCTTCGCTGTGCCATGAGAGGAGCAGCCTGGATAATATCCGTACACCATAATCTATTCCCCTTTGCCCAAAAACGCCCTTGATTTCTCAAAGATGTTTTTCATCACATCAGTCCCTTTTATTCTATCACTGGTAAGGGATATCTTTCCCTTCATAAATAACTTCTGGCCTATATCAGCATCCTTAAAAAACTGCCTGGTTTTTAAATTATACATCATAGCCAAATGTGTTTCCTGTAATCTCCCCTTATTCTTTATACAGTTCAAAAAAATATCATTGAAGTTTACCACATTTGGTTCCTTAGATTGATAACCCTCTTTGCGGGCAAGTATCCTAAGGGTATCCATAATCTTGGCGATGTCTACCCCTTTCGGGCAACGGGTTGTGCAGGTTTCGCAAGAGGCACACAACCAGGGCGTCAGAGAATTCAAAACCTCCTCTTTCAGTCCCAGTTGAATCAACTTCATTATCTGATTTGGGGTATGGCTCATCTCCATAACAATGGGACAACCTGCAGTACACTTACCGCACTGGTAACACGCATATATATCCACATCACTGAGTTCAGATATAGCTTTCCCAAAATTTCTTACATCGGCATTCAATTGGTATATCATTGTTCAACTCTCTTCTGTTAAACTAAAAGTAACCGTTCACGGTTATCGGTTCACAGTTCACGCTTTTTTCAACTGAAGCAAAAAGGGATACTTTTTTAAAACTCTAGTAGACTTTATTTGTAACACGCAAGTTAGGCGTCGTCAAGTAAAAAAATGAACATTCATTCATTTTTACGTTCTAATTCCATCCATCTTTTACTTGGAAATCAGGCAGAAAACCACCATCAACATGGTCGGGATACTGGATCCATCCATTTTCAAAGCCTCTTGATTCTAGGGCACAGTGGTACCCCTCAAATTCCTCATTGGTTAGTCTTCTTCCCAAATCCTCACTATCCAATGCCTTATACCTGGGAAAGTACTGTCCCATAAGACTTATATATATGTCTGTCCCCAGTTCTCTGGCAACCATATCTAAAAGGGAAAAGGATTCTGCACCATTACCTGGAAGTATCAGGTGTCTTACAATAATACCTTTTTTCCCAATATCCATATTGTTCAACTTAAGATTACCAACCTGCCTCTTCATCTCTTTCAAAGCTGAGATGTTATGCTCCAAATAGTTCTCTACTCTGGAATAAGAAGAGGCAGCTTTATTACTTCCGTATTTGGCATCAGTAAGGTATATATCTACTATCCCCTCCAGTAATTTCAAGATCTCTACTTTCTCATAACCGTTTGTATTATATACAATCGGTATCCTCAAGCCATCAGCCTTTGCCGTTGAAACGGCTTTTACTATATGGGGCAAGTATGGCGTTGGTGTCACAAGGTTTATGTTATGACACCCAGAATCTTGGAGTGAAAGCATCTTATTTGCAAGCTCTTCAGGAGACATCCCTTCCCCCATACCCAGTTGACTTATCTG is from Thermodesulfobacteriota bacterium and encodes:
- a CDS encoding 4Fe-4S dicluster domain-containing protein yields the protein MIYQLNADVRNFGKAISELSDVDIYACYQCGKCTAGCPIVMEMSHTPNQIMKLIQLGLKEEVLNSLTPWLCASCETCTTRCPKGVDIAKIMDTLRILARKEGYQSKEPNVVNFNDIFLNCIKNKGRLQETHLAMMYNLKTRQFFKDADIGQKLFMKGKISLTSDRIKGTDVMKNIFEKSRAFLGKGE
- a CDS encoding radical SAM protein; the protein is MFESIVDALYKIFEDCALCPRQCHVNRRVGQLGYCNAGSNLKVAKVISHFGEEPAISGNQGSGAIFFSHCNLRCSFCQNYQISQLGMGEGMSPEELANKMLSLQDSGCHNINLVTPTPYLPHIVKAVSTAKADGLRIPIVYNTNGYEKVEILKLLEGIVDIYLTDAKYGSNKAASSYSRVENYLEHNISALKEMKRQVGNLKLNNMDIGKKGIIVRHLILPGNGAESFSLLDMVARELGTDIYISLMGQYFPRYKALDSEDLGRRLTNEEFEGYHCALESRGFENGWIQYPDHVDGGFLPDFQVKDGWN